One window of Jannaschia sp. CCS1 genomic DNA carries:
- a CDS encoding cytochrome P450, whose amino-acid sequence MITLHQSPTDDDFVQNPYPFYAAARAHGPLVHWADYAMPCTTTFAATNAILRDRRFGREPVDALPVPDHLQPFYDVEAHSMLELEPPRHTRLRGLVLRAFTNRRIKALAPDITQLTHDLIDAFPDGAHDLLDTFARPLPVTLIARLLGVPEEMAPDLLRWSNAMVMMYQAGRTRSDEDVAVKATEEFVAFMRDYARQRRKDPRDDLITALIAAEEDGEKLSTDELITTCILLLNAGHEATVHSIGNGVKLCLQQQHRPPRDPAKFTEELLRIDPPLHMFTRTAYEDVTLHGHTFQRGDQVALLLAAANRDPAAYPDPDTFDPARKGPAQLAFGAGLHFCVGAPLARLELQIALPILFDRCPNLTLTAPPRYADIYHFHGLDALMVQA is encoded by the coding sequence ATGATCACGCTGCACCAATCGCCCACGGACGACGATTTCGTCCAGAACCCCTACCCGTTCTACGCGGCGGCGCGCGCTCACGGCCCGCTGGTCCACTGGGCCGATTACGCGATGCCCTGCACGACCACCTTTGCTGCCACCAACGCGATTCTGCGCGACCGCCGGTTTGGGCGCGAGCCCGTCGATGCGCTGCCTGTTCCCGACCATCTCCAGCCGTTCTACGATGTCGAAGCCCATTCCATGCTGGAGCTGGAGCCACCGCGCCACACCCGCCTGCGCGGCCTTGTCCTGCGTGCCTTCACCAACCGGCGGATCAAGGCGCTGGCCCCTGACATCACCCAGCTGACCCATGATCTGATCGACGCCTTTCCGGACGGCGCGCATGATCTGCTAGACACATTCGCCCGCCCCCTGCCCGTCACCCTCATCGCCCGCCTTCTGGGCGTGCCCGAGGAGATGGCGCCGGACCTCCTGCGCTGGTCCAACGCCATGGTGATGATGTATCAGGCGGGCCGAACCCGCAGCGACGAGGACGTCGCCGTCAAGGCGACGGAGGAGTTCGTGGCCTTCATGCGAGACTATGCCCGGCAGCGTCGCAAAGACCCCCGCGACGACCTGATCACCGCCCTGATCGCCGCAGAAGAAGACGGCGAAAAGCTCTCCACCGATGAGCTGATCACCACCTGCATCCTGCTGCTGAACGCGGGCCATGAGGCGACGGTCCATTCCATCGGCAACGGCGTGAAACTCTGCCTCCAACAGCAGCACCGCCCGCCACGGGACCCGGCCAAGTTCACCGAAGAACTCCTGCGCATCGACCCGCCGCTGCACATGTTCACGCGCACCGCCTATGAAGATGTCACGCTCCACGGCCACACGTTCCAGCGCGGCGATCAGGTGGCGCTTCTCCTTGCCGCCGCCAACCGTGATCCCGCTGCCTACCCCGATCCCGATACCTTCGACCCCGCCCGCAAAGGCCCCGCGCAACTGGCCTTCGGCGCGGGTCTGCATTTCTGCGTCGGCGCGCCCCTGGCCCGGCTAGAGCTGCAAATCGCCCTGCCGATCCTCTTTGATCGCTGCCCAAACCTGACCCTCACCGCGCCACCACGCTACGCCGACATCTATCATTTTCACGGGCTCGACGCCCTCATGGTGCAGGCGTGA
- a CDS encoding VPLPA-CTERM sorting domain-containing protein → MLRSAILALSICVALPASAATVAQFNSSVGVTVQTSAANTITESHGYQPGPSSIVTSGDFGLVTGDDNGTDTCCTGSLINTTNPVDLGEAALSATGSVNSVGSVFAEGERRALWSFSNVGPVTQSLILTFDIETAISQAIDPLVGGAAASGTEVRIERDGVVIYNEGLDAVIEELALGTANSELFVYNFDLPSTGRTSTTFNVFVSGYVGVSSDPSEVMSPVPLPAGAVLLVAGLGALGALRRVTSRG, encoded by the coding sequence ATGTTGAGATCCGCAATCCTTGCCCTGTCCATCTGCGTGGCGCTGCCCGCATCCGCCGCCACGGTCGCTCAATTCAACAGCTCCGTCGGTGTCACGGTCCAGACCTCCGCCGCCAATACGATCACCGAGAGCCACGGCTATCAGCCCGGCCCCTCCTCCATCGTGACCAGCGGAGATTTCGGGTTGGTGACCGGCGATGACAACGGCACCGACACTTGCTGCACCGGCAGCCTGATCAACACCACCAACCCCGTCGATCTGGGAGAAGCCGCCCTGTCGGCCACCGGGTCGGTCAATTCCGTGGGCTCGGTCTTTGCAGAAGGGGAGCGTCGCGCGCTCTGGAGTTTCAGCAACGTGGGTCCCGTCACCCAGTCCCTCATCCTGACCTTCGACATCGAAACGGCGATCTCCCAGGCGATTGACCCGCTGGTGGGCGGGGCGGCTGCATCCGGCACCGAGGTGCGGATCGAGCGCGATGGCGTGGTGATCTACAACGAAGGCTTGGACGCGGTCATTGAAGAGCTCGCCCTCGGCACGGCCAATAGTGAGCTGTTCGTCTACAATTTCGACCTCCCCTCCACGGGCAGAACATCGACAACCTTCAACGTGTTCGTCAGCGGCTATGTAGGCGTGTCGTCCGACCCGTCCGAGGTCATGTCACCGGTGCCGCTGCCCGCCGGTGCCGTGCTTCTGGTCGCAGGTCTCGGCGCATTGGGTGCCCTGCGTCGCGTCACGTCGCGCGGCTGA
- a CDS encoding TRAP transporter permease, translating to MTDQSAAKDQVEGPVIADGVDEEPVESNRRLFEGRSFLIVGILSVLYAGFHMAALNGLSLSSMTGIDLPFLPQFPMETWNFRIVHIAGALALGFMLFSAHTFGTDAGSDRSTKVISLIAALFALPALFAGVTVLGFIGQINGGQLPQMGGLTTWAAFPGTDIYNAEVYSFGIPLLVATGGAIVLGWFERQGRGSFAASDIVLALCALVVALYLIPIYSTAARNSVGTSFVPIGVAFAATAGAAMILELTRRVAGLALVIITGIFLIYTFTAHLLPGILAVQNPYDWQRFFGFVYTDAGILGPTTAVSSTYIILFIIFAAFLQASKVGDYFVNFAFAAAGRARGGPAKVAIFASGLMGMINGTSAGNVVATGSLTIPLMKKVGYHKKTAGAVEAAASTGGQIMPPIMGAGAFIMAEITGIPYQDIAIAALIPAVLYFTSIYFMVDFEAAKLGMRGMREDELPKFKEMARKVFLFLPIIILIFALFMGYSVIRAGTLATIAAVVVSWAVPEHFTPRGGWSIQRLFVLAITAMTIALTLVWIVTPAPAPGQPQPALITSLGTITGLIIVAAFVYISIVEFMKPDSAVGLGLRGLLHGLEIAGVMSIQIIAVCACAGIIVGVISLTGVGARFSAVLLDLAGVSQLLALFFAMCIAILLGMGMPTTAAYAVAASVVAPGLVSLGIPQLTAHFFVFYFAVVSAITPPVALASYAAAGISGANPMETSVASFKIGIAAFIVPFMFFYNGSLLMQGPIVEVAGEMVHEAPAWYDIARAGITAILGIFLLTSGIQGWFLGGRAVWFLRAGLIIAALLLIAGGIATDLAGVGLAVAIFLIQRLVRPAQGTSIPVRGAD from the coding sequence ATGACCGACCAGAGCGCCGCAAAAGACCAGGTAGAAGGCCCCGTCATCGCGGATGGCGTGGATGAGGAGCCGGTGGAAAGCAACCGCCGCCTGTTTGAGGGCCGGTCGTTCCTGATCGTCGGTATCCTGTCGGTCCTCTATGCTGGCTTCCACATGGCCGCGCTGAACGGATTGTCGCTGTCCTCCATGACCGGGATCGACCTGCCTTTCCTGCCGCAATTCCCGATGGAGACGTGGAATTTCCGCATCGTCCACATCGCGGGCGCGCTGGCGCTGGGGTTCATGTTGTTCTCCGCCCATACCTTTGGCACGGACGCCGGGTCCGATCGCTCCACCAAGGTGATCTCCCTCATCGCGGCCCTCTTCGCATTGCCCGCCCTGTTCGCAGGCGTCACGGTTCTGGGCTTCATCGGCCAGATCAACGGTGGCCAGCTGCCCCAAATGGGCGGCCTGACCACCTGGGCCGCCTTCCCCGGCACGGATATCTACAATGCGGAGGTCTACAGCTTCGGCATCCCGCTGCTGGTCGCCACCGGCGGCGCGATTGTGCTTGGCTGGTTCGAGCGTCAGGGCCGCGGGTCCTTCGCTGCGTCCGACATCGTGCTGGCCCTCTGCGCGCTGGTCGTGGCGCTTTACCTGATCCCGATCTATTCCACCGCCGCACGCAACTCCGTCGGCACGTCCTTCGTGCCCATCGGCGTGGCCTTTGCCGCCACGGCGGGCGCGGCCATGATCCTGGAGCTGACCCGCCGCGTTGCGGGCCTGGCGCTGGTGATCATCACCGGTATCTTTCTCATTTACACCTTCACGGCTCACCTCCTGCCCGGCATCCTGGCGGTGCAGAACCCCTATGACTGGCAGCGCTTCTTCGGCTTCGTCTACACCGATGCGGGCATCCTTGGGCCAACCACTGCCGTGTCCTCCACCTACATCATCCTGTTCATCATCTTCGCAGCCTTCCTTCAGGCCTCCAAGGTGGGCGACTACTTCGTGAACTTTGCCTTCGCCGCCGCCGGGCGCGCGCGTGGCGGCCCCGCCAAGGTGGCGATCTTCGCATCGGGCCTGATGGGCATGATCAACGGCACCAGCGCCGGTAACGTGGTCGCCACAGGCTCCCTCACGATCCCGCTGATGAAGAAGGTCGGCTACCACAAGAAAACTGCCGGAGCGGTTGAGGCCGCAGCTTCCACAGGCGGGCAGATCATGCCGCCGATCATGGGCGCAGGCGCGTTCATCATGGCCGAGATCACCGGCATCCCCTATCAGGACATCGCCATCGCGGCGCTGATCCCCGCCGTCCTCTATTTCACCTCGATCTACTTCATGGTGGATTTCGAGGCCGCGAAACTGGGCATGCGCGGGATGCGAGAGGATGAGCTGCCGAAGTTCAAGGAAATGGCGAGGAAAGTCTTCCTGTTCCTGCCGATCATCATCCTGATCTTCGCTTTGTTCATGGGCTATTCGGTGATCCGGGCCGGAACCCTCGCCACCATCGCCGCCGTTGTCGTCTCCTGGGCGGTGCCCGAACATTTCACCCCGCGCGGTGGCTGGTCAATCCAGCGTCTGTTCGTGCTGGCGATCACGGCGATGACCATCGCGCTCACGCTGGTCTGGATCGTCACACCCGCGCCCGCGCCGGGCCAACCCCAGCCCGCCCTGATCACCAGCCTCGGCACGATCACCGGGCTGATCATCGTGGCCGCCTTCGTCTATATCTCCATCGTCGAGTTCATGAAGCCCGACAGCGCCGTGGGCCTTGGCCTCAGGGGCCTGCTGCACGGGCTGGAGATCGCGGGGGTCATGTCGATCCAGATCATCGCGGTCTGTGCCTGTGCGGGCATCATCGTGGGCGTGATCAGCCTGACGGGCGTTGGCGCGCGCTTCTCCGCCGTGCTGCTGGACCTCGCCGGTGTCTCCCAGCTTCTGGCGCTCTTCTTCGCCATGTGCATCGCGATCCTTCTGGGGATGGGCATGCCGACCACGGCCGCCTATGCGGTCGCGGCCTCCGTCGTCGCCCCGGGCCTCGTGTCCCTCGGCATCCCGCAGCTGACGGCGCATTTCTTCGTCTTCTACTTCGCCGTCGTCTCGGCCATCACGCCGCCCGTGGCGCTGGCCTCTTATGCGGCGGCGGGCATCTCGGGCGCGAACCCGATGGAGACCTCTGTCGCCTCCTTCAAGATCGGCATCGCCGCGTTCATCGTGCCCTTCATGTTCTTCTACAACGGCAGCCTGCTGATGCAGGGCCCCATCGTGGAGGTTGCAGGCGAGATGGTGCATGAGGCGCCTGCCTGGTACGACATCGCCCGCGCAGGCATCACCGCCATCCTTGGCATCTTCCTGCTGACGTCGGGCATCCAGGGCTGGTTCCTGGGCGGACGGGCCGTCTGGTTCCTGCGCGCGGGCCTGATCATCGCGGCGCTTCTACTGATCGCAGGCGGCATCGCGACGGACCTCGCCGGTGTTGGCCTGGCCGTGGCGATCTTCCTGATCCAGCGGCTCGTCCGACCGGCCCAGGGCACGTCCATTCCGGTGCGCGGGGCAGATTAA
- a CDS encoding TAXI family TRAP transporter solute-binding subunit has product MTFTKLGALTLSTAIVATSAFAQDVDRTGWPENFTLGTAGQGGTYFAYGSGWANLVADELGISGAGEITGGPMQNMALVHTGEAQFGMTTMGPAAESLQGTNPIAPGLQMTGACAMFPMYQTPFAITVLASSGIEAISDIPDGARIGFGPAGSTSDTYFPRMMETLGIEFDRRNGNWTDLGGQVQDGLLDVIAFAAGVPTPAVSQLEVQTDINFIAFTEEEQATIMETFPVSPFVIPAGTYETLTEDANSVSMWNFAIANCELPDSFVYSVVDIIMSDNERMMAIHGAARSTLPENWDKNEVLMWHPGAAQWFIENAGATIADDMIHGG; this is encoded by the coding sequence ATGACATTCACCAAACTGGGCGCACTCACGCTGTCCACTGCCATCGTTGCAACCTCCGCCTTCGCGCAGGACGTCGACCGCACCGGCTGGCCCGAAAACTTCACCCTCGGCACCGCAGGCCAGGGCGGCACCTACTTTGCCTACGGCTCCGGTTGGGCCAACCTGGTGGCGGACGAATTGGGCATTTCCGGCGCGGGTGAAATCACCGGCGGACCCATGCAGAACATGGCGCTGGTCCACACCGGCGAGGCGCAGTTCGGCATGACCACGATGGGCCCGGCGGCGGAAAGCCTGCAAGGCACCAACCCCATCGCCCCCGGCCTGCAAATGACCGGTGCCTGCGCGATGTTCCCGATGTACCAGACGCCCTTCGCGATCACCGTGCTGGCGTCCTCGGGCATCGAGGCAATTTCCGATATCCCGGACGGTGCACGGATCGGCTTTGGCCCCGCAGGCTCCACCTCGGACACCTATTTCCCGCGCATGATGGAAACCCTCGGCATCGAGTTTGACCGTCGCAACGGCAACTGGACCGACCTGGGTGGTCAGGTGCAGGACGGCCTTCTGGACGTCATCGCCTTTGCAGCCGGTGTGCCGACACCTGCCGTGAGCCAGCTGGAAGTGCAGACCGACATCAACTTCATCGCCTTCACCGAAGAAGAGCAGGCGACGATCATGGAAACGTTCCCCGTATCGCCCTTCGTGATCCCGGCGGGCACCTATGAGACGCTGACCGAAGACGCGAACTCCGTATCGATGTGGAACTTCGCCATCGCCAATTGCGAGCTGCCCGACAGCTTCGTCTATTCCGTCGTGGACATCATCATGTCCGACAACGAGCGGATGATGGCGATCCACGGCGCGGCACGCTCCACGCTGCCAGAGAACTGGGACAAGAACGAAGTCCTGATGTGGCACCCCGGCGCGGCCCAGTGGTTCATTGAGAATGCCGGTGCGACCATCGCCGACGACATGATCCACGGCGGCTGA
- a CDS encoding site-2 protease family protein, with product MGNSIAFTLRGPWRIPIQFDISLLILAVLFGMIFIDRGILAAATAFAMIVIAILLHELGHAAACVVQRVPVTRVVLFGGGGFCEHDARVTPRQAELIAIAGPLVNLALWAVATLVLPALAAGPPEPINVNGTWITGPPLGQSDLYRTLEIFARLNLFLALFNLIPVLPLDGGRLLHSWLHRFVNGATANRITGGVGVVLSILWIPLMFAAFFTFGFILIFFPNLVLHWRMLRHGQG from the coding sequence ATGGGCAATTCCATCGCCTTCACCCTGCGCGGCCCGTGGCGCATCCCGATCCAGTTCGACATCAGCCTGCTGATCCTCGCCGTGCTGTTTGGCATGATCTTCATCGACCGAGGCATCCTTGCGGCGGCCACGGCCTTTGCGATGATCGTCATCGCCATCCTCCTGCACGAATTGGGCCACGCCGCCGCCTGCGTCGTCCAGCGCGTGCCCGTGACCCGCGTCGTGCTGTTTGGCGGCGGCGGGTTTTGCGAACACGACGCCCGCGTCACCCCGCGCCAGGCGGAACTGATCGCCATCGCGGGCCCCCTGGTGAACCTCGCGCTCTGGGCCGTTGCCACGCTTGTCCTGCCTGCGCTGGCCGCTGGCCCGCCCGAGCCGATCAACGTCAACGGCACATGGATCACCGGCCCACCGCTCGGGCAGTCCGACCTCTACCGCACGCTGGAGATCTTCGCCCGGCTCAACCTGTTTCTCGCCCTGTTCAACCTGATCCCGGTCCTGCCGCTGGATGGGGGGCGGCTCCTGCATTCCTGGCTGCACCGCTTCGTCAACGGCGCGACTGCCAATCGGATCACCGGCGGCGTGGGGGTCGTGCTGTCGATCCTCTGGATCCCGTTGATGTTTGCCGCCTTTTTCACCTTCGGCTTCATCCTGATCTTCTTCCCCAACCTGGTCCTGCACTGGCGAATGTTGCGACACGGCCAGGGGTGA
- a CDS encoding nitroreductase family protein: protein MFSRSHMSYEALALPDRADLTDAQALEAANAAYAEIRTRHTIRDFTDRPVPREVIEACVKAAGTAPSGANHQPWHFVAIANPALKQRIREEAETEERAFYAGGAGDEWIKALEPIGTDENKPHLTTAPWLIVVFAQRWGAFDDGTRFKNYYVPESVGIATGFLIWSLHRAGLSVLTHTPNPMKFLNNALDRPASEKATMILAVGHPALDAKVPAVAKLKKPLDEILSVRD from the coding sequence ATGTTTAGCCGCTCGCATATGTCATACGAGGCGCTGGCCCTGCCAGATCGTGCCGACCTGACCGACGCGCAGGCGTTGGAGGCTGCAAATGCGGCCTACGCAGAGATCCGGACCCGCCATACCATCCGCGACTTCACCGACCGGCCCGTGCCGCGGGAGGTGATTGAGGCCTGCGTGAAGGCCGCAGGCACCGCACCGTCTGGCGCAAACCACCAACCCTGGCACTTTGTGGCCATCGCCAACCCGGCCTTGAAACAGCGCATCCGCGAGGAGGCCGAGACCGAGGAGCGCGCCTTTTACGCGGGCGGCGCGGGCGATGAGTGGATCAAGGCGCTGGAGCCCATCGGCACAGACGAGAATAAGCCGCATCTGACCACCGCGCCCTGGCTGATCGTCGTCTTCGCGCAGCGTTGGGGGGCGTTCGATGACGGGACAAGGTTCAAGAATTATTATGTGCCCGAAAGCGTGGGCATCGCCACGGGATTCCTGATCTGGTCCCTGCACCGCGCCGGGTTAAGCGTGTTAACACATACGCCCAACCCAATGAAATTCCTGAATAATGCGCTGGACCGGCCCGCTTCCGAGAAGGCCACGATGATCCTCGCCGTGGGCCACCCCGCGCTTGACGCGAAAGTGCCCGCCGTTGCCAAACTGAAAAAGCCGCTGGACGAGATTTTGAGCGTGCGGGACTGA